The DNA sequence TACGAAAGATTTGTCCAATCTGAATCAAATGAAAATGTTTCAAAATCTTCGACACCACCAATACCATCAGATACACCATCAAGCTGCAAACTCATACCGACGATACTTCCATCCGTTCTAACACCAGTTATGATTCCATTCATTCCATTTCTGTAATAGCTTGAATCGTTCTCATTAAATACTTCGCCAAGGTCAATAGACTGAATACTAAATGCTGAATCATCATTACTTGAAACACGGAAATGCACTTCATAATCATACAAGTCGTTATATACAAATCCTGTAGTTGTTCCGTTACTACTACCTCTATTAGATTGCCAACCATCCCACAAAGAAAAGACTCCAGCATTCTCTTTAGTTGAAACGTTAAAACCACTCTCCGAATAAATAGGGCCTATACTTTCACCACCAGAAATGTGAGTTGGTGCATCGTTAAAATTAATAACAGCAGCATTTATTATTGTTGGTATTGAGAGAGCAGCACACAGAACCGTTACTGCTAAAAACTTACCTCTATCCATTAACCCCACCCCTTACTTTTTATTATCATTTTTATAAATGTACATAGCCGTACATTTATATATAAATTACTCCTATAAACATATTATGTTAAGGGTTATTTAACATTTGGCACATTTATCACTAACGATGTCGGAAAACTTATTTGGTATTCAGAAAACAGAACATTCACATTTGTATCGTTTGAAAGTTCCAACTTCCTAAGCTAGATTTTCCACCCCATGTAAAAATGAGTTACATACCAATTATCCATATGCTCATAAGGGGGTACGGGGGGTATTAGTAATATGCTTTTTCGACTGGAAATTTAACGATATAAATTAAATATCTTGGACTTAATGCGGACTTACAGGGTATTCAAGAGATGCTACAGAGTCCGGAATAAGACCCTAAGCTATTGATTTAATTGGTCGGGACGACAGGATTTGAACCTGTGACCACCACACCCCCAGTGTGGTGCGCTACCAAACTGCGCTACGCCCCGTTAGGCGGTGGATTTTACACTGAGTGGGGGGCTGATTAAAGTATTTTCTTAGTTATCAATAAATTAGGTTGATTCATAAACTGCTGTAAAACAGTAAAATCACGATAAATACAGTCTGCCAGTTATGTGCTCTAAAGCTAGATATTAGGAGATTTGCACACGGATTGAGAAAAAACACATACCAGATACATAAATTGAATTGGATATATGGGTTATTCTTATTTTTTACACATTTCTACTTTTTACACTACAGCCTAATTTAAGCTATTCGATTTCATCTACTTTTATATTTAATATTTTACTGCGAGTTGAATCGAACATTTTATGAATTAAATCATCTGCAGTTTGTTGGGGGATATTTTCAATTGATAGTTTCCAGGGAGTTTTACCTTTTTGAGCCACTTTAAGAAAAACATATAACTCCATATCGTCTTTTTGGTACTCAATTGAAATAATTGATGAGGTTGGGAAGACAAAATATTCCTCATTACTCTCATAAGCTCTAACCAGGTTATTACTAAAAGCAGCACCAGAAAACATGAAAAAAGAGAGTAGAACAATTATTTTTTTGATCACATTCAGTCCTTTTATTTTAAGCTCATTACAAACCAAACAACAATCTTTGAGCGTAAGCAGTAGAATCGGTCACTTAGATTGTTGCTGATTTGACTTAATCAGCAACAAGGGGATTTATTTCTTTAACGTTTGTAAGATATCTTCCAGCTCATTTCTGATCTGTTTAACCAACTGATTACTCTGAGAAGTATCTTCTTTTGCAGTTTCACCAGTCAGCTGCTGGCGAGCTCCACCAATAGTGAAACCCTGATCATATAATAAGCTACGAATCTGACGAATTAATATCACATCGTGACGCTGATAATAACGACGGTTTCCACGACGTTTAACAGGTTTTAACTGGGTAAACTCTTGCTCCCAATAACGGAGCACATGAGGCTTAACACCACATAAATCACTTACTTCACCGATAGTGAAATAACGTTTACTTGGAATTACGGGTAATTCGTTATTATTGCTGGCTTCCAGCATAGGCCTCAACTCTTTGTTTTAGTTTTTGTCCAGGTCGGAACGTTACAACTCTGCGGGCACAAATAGGTATTTCCTGCCCTGTTTTAGGATTTCGGCCCGGACGCTGAGTTTTATCTCTTAATGTAAAGTTACCAAAACCTGAAAGTTTTACATTGTATGTATCTTCCAAAGCTTCTCGTACTTCTTCAAAAAACAGTTCAACCAACTCTTTGGCTTCTCGCTTGTTGAGACCTAACTCATCAAACAATCGCTCTGCCATATCGGCTTTGGTTAACGCCATTTCTACTCCCGTAGTGTAGCACCATATTTGTCATTTAAGACGGTGATAATCTGGTTAATTTCTTTTTCCACGTCCTCTTCCGTAAGAGTGCTGGAAAATCCCTGTAAAATCAAGCCTAAAGCGACACTTTTTAGACCATCTTCTATATTAGTACCAGTATAGACGTCAAATAACAAAATTTCTTGGAATATTTCAGAAGTGACTGATTTAATTGACTTAACTAGATCTTCAACCGCTATTTCCTGTTTTACTAATACTGCCAGATCACGACGTACTTCAGGGAATTTAGAAAGCGGCTCAAATGCCGGCACAGAGCCCTCTAAGAGAGATTCCTGATCAACCTCGAAAACATAGACTATTGGGTCAATATCAAGTGTTTTCTGGGTATTTGGGTGTAAAGCACCTATCCATCCAATGGCTTTATTTTTCTTAAATATTTGTGCAGATTGCCCCGGATGCAGCGCTGAATGCTGTGCTTTTTCGAAAAGAACTTCATTTAGCCCTCCCATTGATAAAATGGCTTCAACATCCGATTTAGCGTCAAAAAAGTCAATTTTTCGCTCTTCTGCAGACCACTGTTCTGAAACAATAGTACCGGTTATTGCACCGGATATTTTTGCATTTTGAATCAGATCATCACCCTGTTTAACAAAGGTCAGGCCCGTTTCAAATAAACGCACTCTTGGCTGCTGGCGATTCAGGTTATGTGATACCGCTTTTAATAAACCGGGCCAGATACTGGTTCGCATTACAGACAGGTCTGATGATATCGGGTTAGCCAGCTTTACAGGTGCCAGATCAGGATCAATCGCTGCCTGCCACTTAGGGTCTACAAAACTATAACTAATGGCTTCGTAGTAACCACGCTCAACCAGCACATCTTTAACTCTTTGCAACTTAATTTCGGCTTCTACCAG is a window from the endosymbiont of Galathealinum brachiosum genome containing:
- a CDS encoding MerR family transcriptional regulator produces the protein MLEASNNNELPVIPSKRYFTIGEVSDLCGVKPHVLRYWEQEFTQLKPVKRRGNRRYYQRHDVILIRQIRSLLYDQGFTIGGARQQLTGETAKEDTSQSNQLVKQIRNELEDILQTLKK
- the ihfA gene encoding integration host factor subunit alpha, whose protein sequence is MALTKADMAERLFDELGLNKREAKELVELFFEEVREALEDTYNVKLSGFGNFTLRDKTQRPGRNPKTGQEIPICARRVVTFRPGQKLKQRVEAYAGSQQ